A region of Chitinophaga horti DNA encodes the following proteins:
- a CDS encoding YceD family protein produces MKQLREFDIAFVGLKPGVHSFQYQITDSFFENYGPQDFSDCKATVKLQFDKKSNFFMLKFEIGGSITVTCDRCGQPFELQLWDDFEHVVKLVEAPEELEGDADPEVTYISKTESHYNVAGLIYEFINLSIPMQRIHPVDSEGKSGCDPKVLEMLEKMNDQEQQKANPIWKGLEKFKDN; encoded by the coding sequence ATGAAACAGCTCCGAGAATTTGATATCGCCTTTGTAGGACTAAAACCCGGAGTTCATTCGTTTCAGTACCAAATTACGGATAGTTTCTTTGAAAACTATGGTCCGCAGGATTTTAGCGACTGTAAAGCGACTGTAAAGTTACAATTCGATAAGAAGAGTAACTTTTTTATGTTGAAGTTCGAGATAGGAGGTTCAATTACAGTTACCTGCGACCGATGTGGTCAGCCATTTGAGCTGCAGTTATGGGATGATTTTGAACACGTGGTAAAACTCGTGGAAGCGCCCGAAGAACTGGAAGGCGATGCAGATCCGGAGGTTACATATATTAGTAAGACCGAATCTCATTACAATGTGGCAGGCCTGATTTACGAGTTCATCAACCTCAGTATTCCGATGCAGCGTATACACCCGGTTGATAGTGAGGGGAAAAGCGGATGCGATCCCAAGGTACTGGAAATGCTCGAAAAGATGAACGACCAGGAACAGCAAAAGGCAAATCCGATCTGGAAAGGATTGGAAAAATTTAAAGACAATTAA
- a CDS encoding PAS domain-containing hybrid sensor histidine kinase/response regulator, with protein sequence MKSIITPCPEKRMTQKARIDRAEQPYSSPLTREELPAIFALPLSAFLRNTNAGVLVSDERHHFIWVNEVFAAYFKNSPINDRDIDLPFNDLVSYLADLTADPAAFIIKMDELRLREKPLFGWELVFKTGHIREVSYVPIYDDDAFRGAIWQVVDVTKHRQWQEEVKRTDEKYRIILDNLNAAFCETDIDGNITRVFDNLLKLTGYTREEVIGRNITDLFVPNEADREAARKLRKHRIATDLPILYDMEVVLKNGARKWVVASSANLYDRDGKTVGGVHIHMDISDHKKLQKELEKSKQAAEEAQRTQKEFLANMSHEIRTPLNAIIGMTHLLDETNLTEGQKEYIKILKHSSNILHGLITDILDLSKIEAGKLEVQQREFDLSKLIDSMKHSFQLKLAQRPIMLTVQFDKRLNTLLMGDDMIVNQILMNLLGNAEKFTREGEICLQVELENVQNNTTWVRFKVCDTGIGIEKDKLELVFQNYKQAEKGIREKYGGTGLGLAIAKQLVELQGGRISVVDEPVYRTCFCFNLPFVDTRKPVRPGMPEKLDNKYAKIDFGQSKVLVVEDNPMNLKYIISLLEKYHVDYQLATNGHDALYFVNSRHYDLVLMDIRIPGIDGFELAEKIREDESKPNVATPVIATTAAAMPSTIAKARQIGITDILTKPYTPDQLLQVLNKYLNEDETEIIMEVQNISGYEFHSGLDVKYLNTLYESNISYAVDLFEIFVNNIREEMRKLDVIAAGKDLDQLRFQVHKIKPNFSMVGLTWVTAKMETLEGLLRNNTEMDKVPGLLAEVVSEVDKFFPVVENELRKMQDFIKAHA encoded by the coding sequence ATGAAATCCATCATTACCCCCTGTCCCGAAAAACGTATGACGCAGAAAGCGAGAATAGACCGAGCAGAACAACCGTATTCTTCCCCGTTAACCCGGGAGGAGTTACCGGCTATTTTTGCGCTTCCCCTCTCCGCTTTTCTCCGTAATACCAATGCCGGCGTACTTGTTTCGGACGAACGACACCACTTTATATGGGTCAATGAAGTTTTCGCCGCCTATTTCAAAAACAGTCCCATCAACGACCGCGATATTGATCTTCCATTTAATGACCTGGTGAGTTACCTGGCCGACCTTACTGCCGACCCGGCGGCGTTCATTATCAAAATGGACGAATTGCGCCTGCGGGAAAAACCGCTGTTCGGATGGGAACTGGTATTTAAAACCGGCCACATCCGCGAGGTGAGTTATGTTCCGATATATGACGATGATGCCTTCCGCGGAGCGATATGGCAGGTAGTGGACGTTACCAAGCACCGCCAGTGGCAGGAAGAAGTGAAGCGTACCGATGAAAAATACCGCATCATCCTCGATAATCTTAACGCCGCCTTTTGCGAAACGGATATTGATGGCAACATCACAAGGGTGTTTGACAACCTGCTTAAACTGACCGGTTACACCCGTGAGGAGGTGATCGGCCGGAATATTACCGACCTCTTTGTGCCCAACGAGGCCGACCGCGAAGCTGCCCGCAAGCTTCGCAAACATCGTATCGCCACCGACCTGCCTATATTATATGACATGGAAGTGGTGCTGAAAAACGGCGCCCGCAAGTGGGTAGTGGCCAGTTCGGCCAACCTGTACGATCGCGACGGCAAAACGGTCGGCGGTGTGCACATCCATATGGACATATCCGACCATAAAAAGCTGCAAAAGGAGCTGGAAAAATCCAAACAAGCGGCAGAAGAAGCCCAGCGTACGCAGAAGGAGTTCCTGGCCAATATGAGCCACGAAATCCGCACGCCGCTGAACGCCATCATCGGCATGACGCACCTGCTCGACGAAACCAATCTGACCGAAGGCCAGAAGGAGTATATAAAAATACTGAAACACTCTTCCAACATATTACATGGACTCATCACCGATATTCTCGATCTGTCCAAAATAGAAGCGGGCAAACTGGAAGTGCAGCAACGCGAGTTCGATCTCAGTAAACTGATCGACTCTATGAAACATTCTTTCCAGTTGAAACTGGCCCAACGCCCTATCATGCTCACCGTGCAATTCGACAAACGGCTGAACACGTTGCTGATGGGCGACGACATGATCGTGAACCAGATTCTCATGAACCTGTTGGGCAATGCAGAAAAGTTTACCCGTGAGGGTGAAATATGCCTGCAGGTAGAACTGGAAAATGTGCAGAACAACACTACCTGGGTAAGATTCAAGGTATGCGATACAGGCATCGGCATCGAGAAAGACAAGCTGGAGCTGGTGTTTCAGAACTATAAGCAAGCTGAAAAAGGCATTCGCGAAAAGTATGGCGGCACTGGTTTAGGGCTCGCCATCGCCAAACAACTGGTGGAATTACAGGGTGGTCGAATAAGTGTTGTAGATGAACCTGTTTACCGTACGTGCTTTTGTTTTAACTTGCCGTTTGTTGATACGAGAAAACCGGTACGCCCAGGTATGCCAGAAAAACTGGATAATAAATATGCGAAGATAGACTTCGGTCAGTCCAAAGTGTTGGTGGTAGAGGACAATCCTATGAACCTCAAATACATCATCAGCCTGTTGGAAAAATACCATGTGGACTACCAGCTGGCCACTAACGGGCACGACGCGCTGTACTTCGTTAACTCCCGTCATTACGACCTGGTGTTGATGGACATCCGCATACCGGGCATTGATGGTTTTGAGCTGGCAGAGAAGATCCGCGAAGATGAAAGCAAACCTAACGTAGCAACACCGGTCATCGCCACTACGGCCGCTGCCATGCCCAGTACCATTGCGAAAGCGCGGCAAATCGGCATTACCGACATCCTTACAAAACCTTACACACCTGACCAGTTACTGCAGGTGCTCAATAAATACCTGAACGAAGACGAAACTGAAATTATAATGGAAGTACAAAATATCAGCGGGTACGAGTTCCACTCCGGCCTCGACGTGAAATACCTTAACACGCTTTATGAAAGCAATATCAGTTATGCGGTTGACCTATTCGAGATTTTCGTGAATAACATTCGTGAGGAGATGCGTAAACTGGATGTAATTGCCGCCGGTAAAGATCTGGACCAGCTCCGTTTCCAGGTGCACAAGATCAAACCTAACTTTTCGATGGTGGGCCTTACCTGGGTAACTGCCAAAATGGAAACGCTGGAGGGCCTGCTGCGCAACAATACCGAAATGGACAAAGTGCCAGGGTTATTGGCGGAAGTAGTAAGTGAGGTGGATAAATTCTTTCCTGTAGTGGAGAACGAGCTGCGGAAGATGCAGGACTTCATTAAGGCGCACGCGTAG
- a CDS encoding shikimate kinase, with the protein MRVFLLGFMGAGKTYWGKQLAEHLQLPFYDLDEVIVEREGMSVSDIFAAKGEDAFRQMEKDALRELVAEQDKFVISCGGGTPCFHDNITFMNEKGTTIWLNPAVETMVERLKRKRGKRPLLQDLTDEELLAFVEKKLMARAPVYEQAKVVITSEDITLDTFDKHLKDA; encoded by the coding sequence TTGAGAGTATTCCTTTTAGGCTTCATGGGGGCCGGCAAAACATACTGGGGCAAACAACTGGCCGAACACCTGCAATTGCCATTTTATGACCTCGACGAGGTGATTGTAGAACGGGAGGGCATGTCTGTAAGTGATATATTTGCCGCCAAAGGTGAAGATGCTTTTCGCCAGATGGAAAAAGATGCGCTGCGGGAACTGGTGGCCGAACAGGACAAGTTCGTGATCTCCTGCGGCGGCGGTACGCCCTGCTTCCATGATAATATCACTTTCATGAACGAAAAGGGCACGACCATCTGGCTTAATCCGGCTGTAGAAACGATGGTGGAAAGGCTGAAGCGCAAACGCGGCAAACGCCCGTTACTGCAAGACCTGACGGATGAAGAGCTGCTGGCCTTCGTAGAGAAAAAACTAATGGCCCGCGCGCCGGTGTACGAGCAGGCCAAGGTGGTAATTACAAGTGAAGATATCACGCTCGATACCTTTGATAAACATTTGAAAGATGCATAA
- a CDS encoding peroxiredoxin family protein codes for MRKIFSLALLSASLWACEPTKPALQSGIWQARLHRADGADIVFNFEVSDSAGKPQLHILNAKERLLVDDVRQQADSVFIKMPFFDSEFKAALQADGSLKGLWVRHLAKEDASIPFSARPGVAERFPTGAATEKSVSGRWATYFTAPDGTDSSFAIGEFEQEGSRVIGTFLTSTGDYRFLEGVVKDDTLKLSTFDGSHAYLFTAKVESDSTLSNGMFYAGISGKEIWTARKDTKAVLPDETTLNTIKPDSSVLDFRFPDVNGNEVSIRDERFRNKVVIVQLSGSWCPNCMDETAFLSDWYKQNKDRGVEIIALAYERTTDTEKSKKGAMSFIKRFDVTYPVLLTGVTPSDTLRTEKTLPQLTGIKGFPTTIFIGKNGKVKEVHTGFTGPGTGAHYETFKQNFNRLVDELLAEKIPEQNI; via the coding sequence ATGAGAAAGATATTTTCCCTGGCTTTGCTCTCCGCAAGCCTGTGGGCATGTGAACCAACCAAACCGGCATTGCAGTCCGGGATATGGCAGGCCCGCCTTCACCGGGCCGATGGCGCCGATATTGTTTTCAATTTTGAAGTGAGTGACAGTGCCGGCAAACCGCAACTGCACATTCTGAATGCAAAGGAACGTTTATTGGTCGACGATGTTCGCCAGCAGGCGGATTCGGTATTCATCAAAATGCCCTTCTTCGACTCTGAATTTAAGGCCGCCCTGCAGGCCGATGGCAGCCTGAAAGGATTATGGGTACGGCATCTGGCTAAAGAAGATGCGAGTATTCCCTTTAGTGCACGCCCTGGTGTGGCCGAACGATTCCCCACTGGTGCAGCCACAGAAAAGTCAGTTTCGGGCAGATGGGCTACTTATTTTACCGCGCCGGATGGTACGGACAGCTCCTTCGCTATTGGTGAATTTGAACAGGAGGGAAGCCGTGTAATTGGTACATTCCTCACCAGCACAGGTGACTACCGCTTCCTGGAAGGTGTGGTGAAAGACGATACGCTGAAGCTCTCCACCTTCGACGGTTCGCACGCTTACCTGTTCACTGCCAAAGTGGAAAGCGATTCCACGCTGAGCAACGGGATGTTTTACGCGGGCATCTCCGGCAAGGAAATCTGGACCGCCCGTAAGGACACAAAGGCCGTACTGCCGGACGAAACCACACTGAACACGATAAAGCCCGATTCCAGCGTGCTGGACTTCCGGTTCCCGGATGTGAACGGGAACGAAGTGTCTATCCGCGACGAGCGTTTCCGCAATAAGGTGGTCATCGTACAACTCTCCGGCTCCTGGTGCCCGAACTGTATGGATGAAACGGCGTTCCTGAGCGATTGGTACAAGCAAAATAAAGACCGTGGCGTGGAGATCATCGCGCTGGCATATGAGCGTACCACGGATACAGAGAAGTCGAAAAAGGGGGCGATGAGCTTCATTAAACGCTTCGACGTTACTTACCCCGTGCTGCTGACCGGCGTAACACCGTCCGACACGCTGCGTACGGAAAAAACGCTGCCGCAGTTAACCGGCATCAAAGGCTTCCCGACGACGATCTTCATCGGTAAGAACGGCAAGGTAAAGGAGGTGCATACGGGCTTTACCGGTCCGGGTACAGGCGCACATTACGAAACGTTCAAGCAAAATTTCAACCGGTTGGTAGATGAGCTGCTGGCCGAAAAGATACCAGAACAGAATATCTGA
- the plsX gene encoding phosphate acyltransferase PlsX — MRIGLDMMGGDFAPVEAVKGVKLFLETVASDAHLVLIGDEQVLSPLLSEAGLDQSRYSVVHSSQVIGMNEHPTKALKEKQQSSIAIGFYLLHNKKVDAFISAGNTGAMMVGALYTVKTIEGIQRPTISTIVPRENGVNGILLDVGINADCKPENLLQFAVLGSLYSQHILKIDSPRIGLLNVGEEEGKGNLLAQATYPLLKESTQLNFVGNVEGRDLFEDKADVIVCEGFTGNVILKLAESFYGITKRRNIRDEYIDKFNFESYGGTPILGVNEPVIIGHGISEGPAFKNMILLAQQMIESKLMDKIRESFVTVK, encoded by the coding sequence ATGAGAATCGGGCTTGATATGATGGGTGGCGACTTCGCCCCTGTTGAAGCAGTAAAAGGAGTAAAGTTATTTTTAGAGACCGTCGCCTCTGACGCGCACCTGGTACTCATCGGTGACGAGCAAGTCTTGTCGCCTTTGTTATCCGAAGCGGGTCTGGACCAATCACGATATTCAGTTGTTCATTCATCTCAAGTAATTGGGATGAATGAACATCCTACCAAGGCGCTGAAGGAGAAGCAGCAATCTTCCATTGCGATAGGCTTTTACCTTCTTCACAACAAGAAAGTTGACGCATTTATCAGTGCCGGTAACACCGGGGCGATGATGGTAGGCGCGCTTTATACCGTTAAAACGATTGAAGGCATTCAGCGTCCCACAATTTCCACCATTGTGCCCCGTGAAAACGGCGTAAATGGTATATTGCTGGACGTGGGTATTAACGCCGATTGTAAGCCGGAAAACCTGCTGCAGTTCGCTGTGCTCGGTTCCCTCTATTCCCAACACATCCTCAAAATTGATTCGCCACGCATTGGCTTGTTGAATGTTGGGGAGGAAGAAGGAAAAGGAAACCTGCTGGCCCAGGCCACTTACCCGCTTTTGAAAGAGAGCACACAGCTGAACTTCGTTGGTAACGTAGAAGGTCGCGACCTGTTTGAAGATAAAGCCGACGTTATTGTTTGCGAAGGCTTTACCGGAAACGTGATACTCAAATTGGCTGAATCCTTCTATGGAATCACCAAAAGGAGGAATATCAGGGACGAGTACATCGATAAGTTCAATTTCGAATCCTACGGTGGTACCCCCATTTTAGGCGTAAACGAACCGGTGATCATTGGCCATGGTATTTCTGAGGGACCGGCTTTCAAAAATATGATCCTCCTTGCTCAGCAAATGATTGAAAGTAAGCTGATGGACAAGATCAGGGAAAGTTTTGTAACCGTGAAGTAG
- the dcd gene encoding dCTP deaminase, producing the protein MILSDKRILEEIEKGTIVISPYDRKFLGTNSYDVHLGKHLATYRDRVLDARKHNEIDHFEIPEEGFVLEPNTLYLGVTLEYTETHAHVPFLEGKSSTGRLGIDIHATAGKGDVGFCNTWTLEISCAQPVRIYAGMPIGQLIYFAVEGDIETFYNKKGNAKYNGRTVKPVESMMWKNEF; encoded by the coding sequence ATGATTTTGTCGGATAAGCGCATCCTTGAGGAAATTGAAAAGGGTACAATCGTGATATCCCCGTATGACCGGAAATTTCTCGGTACCAACTCTTATGACGTGCATTTGGGTAAACACCTCGCCACGTACAGAGACCGCGTGCTGGATGCCCGTAAACACAACGAAATCGACCATTTCGAAATCCCGGAAGAAGGCTTCGTACTGGAGCCAAACACCCTTTACCTGGGCGTAACACTGGAATACACCGAAACGCATGCACACGTGCCGTTCCTGGAAGGGAAGAGCAGCACCGGCCGCCTGGGCATCGACATTCACGCTACCGCTGGTAAAGGCGACGTAGGCTTCTGCAACACCTGGACGCTCGAAATTTCCTGTGCACAGCCGGTACGCATATACGCCGGCATGCCAATCGGTCAGCTGATCTACTTTGCAGTAGAAGGCGACATTGAAACTTTCTATAACAAAAAGGGAAATGCCAAATACAACGGCCGTACCGTGAAGCCGGTAGAGAGTATGATGTGGAAGAACGAGTTTTAA
- a CDS encoding DUF3810 domain-containing protein — protein sequence MGNNPAPFFSKLIYTAIKRKGKEALFLILKGINAILSVYLVFLLFWGGNYHRKTLAQDLDLNVPEKYSRADLYLLSDTLLKLVNRDCAAVDSLPTFSNKQLFNMAATSYLAAENKWPVLEYQHPSIKPMIFGWWMNYIGVTGYLNPFTNEAQVNTSVPAFVQPFTTCHEIAHQIGYAPEEDANFVGYLVASGSEDVRFRYAGNFEMFLYSIRHLARRDPSLTRLIWQKADPRVRKHYDDLMSFYEQFQGPIDDYSSAIYDQYLKANHQEKGIRSYSEVVGWLIAYFSKS from the coding sequence CTGGGTAATAACCCTGCTCCTTTTTTCTCAAAACTAATATATACCGCTATAAAAAGAAAGGGAAAAGAAGCCCTATTTCTGATCCTGAAGGGAATAAATGCAATATTATCCGTTTACCTGGTGTTCCTGCTCTTCTGGGGCGGCAACTATCATCGTAAAACGCTGGCGCAGGACCTCGACCTGAATGTGCCTGAAAAGTACAGCCGGGCCGACCTCTACCTGCTGAGCGACACCTTATTAAAGCTGGTGAACCGCGATTGTGCCGCAGTGGACAGTTTGCCGACCTTCTCCAACAAACAATTATTTAACATGGCGGCCACGAGTTATCTCGCCGCAGAAAATAAGTGGCCGGTACTGGAATACCAGCACCCATCTATTAAACCGATGATATTCGGCTGGTGGATGAACTACATTGGCGTAACCGGCTACCTGAACCCGTTTACCAACGAGGCGCAGGTGAACACCAGCGTACCGGCCTTCGTACAACCTTTTACAACCTGTCATGAAATCGCGCACCAGATTGGCTACGCACCGGAGGAAGACGCCAACTTTGTAGGTTACCTGGTAGCCTCCGGGTCGGAAGACGTGCGCTTCCGTTATGCGGGTAATTTTGAAATGTTCCTCTACAGTATTCGTCACCTCGCGCGCCGTGACCCTTCTCTTACGCGCCTTATCTGGCAAAAAGCAGATCCAAGGGTGAGAAAGCATTACGACGATTTAATGAGCTTCTACGAGCAGTTCCAGGGGCCGATAGACGACTATTCATCTGCCATCTACGACCAATACCTGAAGGCCAATCACCAGGAGAAAGGCATCCGTAGTTATAGTGAAGTGGTGGGTTGGCTCATCGCCTATTTCAGCAAAAGTTAG
- a CDS encoding DUF423 domain-containing protein, whose protein sequence is MHKNFLAWSAILGALSVTLGAFGAHKLKELVPPETVSTFQTGVTYQFYHAFALLAVGILYANYPGPLMTWAGRCFLLGILLFSGSLYLLTIFKATETVGLNKFGIITPFGGLFFIAGWICMALAFLKK, encoded by the coding sequence ATGCATAAGAACTTTTTAGCCTGGAGCGCCATATTAGGTGCGTTATCTGTGACCTTGGGCGCTTTCGGCGCACATAAACTGAAAGAACTGGTACCGCCCGAAACAGTAAGTACTTTCCAAACCGGTGTGACTTACCAGTTTTACCATGCCTTTGCATTATTAGCAGTGGGCATCCTGTACGCCAATTATCCAGGGCCGTTAATGACCTGGGCTGGCCGGTGTTTCCTGTTGGGCATCCTGTTGTTCTCCGGCTCGCTGTACCTGCTTACGATCTTTAAGGCGACCGAAACCGTAGGACTGAACAAGTTTGGTATCATTACGCCTTTCGGCGGCCTGTTCTTCATTGCCGGTTGGATCTGCATGGCCCTGGCGTTCCTTAAAAAGTAA
- the rpmF gene encoding 50S ribosomal protein L32, translating to MPNPKRRHSQQRSAKRRTHYKAFADTLSTDSATGEVHLRHRAHWVENKLYYRGKVVLEKQAAATK from the coding sequence ATGCCAAATCCGAAACGCAGACACTCCCAGCAAAGATCAGCTAAGAGAAGAACGCACTACAAGGCTTTCGCTGATACGCTTAGCACAGACAGCGCTACTGGCGAGGTTCACCTGAGGCACCGTGCACACTGGGTAGAGAATAAACTGTACTACAGAGGTAAAGTTGTACTGGAAAAACAGGCAGCCGCTACTAAATAA
- a CDS encoding alpha/beta hydrolase family protein, producing MRLTRFVLILAALLGSISVNAQQRNIAGDWYGVFMKARAVLTLTDNNGTLQGVFKSPDQTQREFPMDVLRQNGDTLEFEIRSLALRYKGLWLDSAAIYKGHFSQAGQQFQLDFSRNKLEKAVVNFPQEPKPPFDYEVENITFNNTKDNVTLAGTFTRPRGTGKVPAVLLITGSGAQDRNEELFGHKPFWVIADYFTRNGIAVLRYDDRGFGKSTGNYGKADVNDFARDAAAGVAWLQQRADVDAAKVGVLGHSEGGMVVQMLAANDKSIGFIVSMAGPGLNGVDMARLQNAAVNRSGGMPDSVIKVITAENTRLLRMLAAEKNIDTLRRKLVPLVNNLYDAMPELYRKGLQKPAFTFQTITSTTSPAMLSIVRFDPALYMPKIKCPVLAINGEKDIQVSAKENIEGWSSGLKKAGNKDVTVHIFPGLNHLFQQCKTCDVQEYAMLEQTISPEVLEMMTKWIQQRTGPQK from the coding sequence ATGCGTTTAACCCGCTTCGTTCTGATACTGGCCGCCCTCCTGGGTAGCATTTCCGTAAATGCACAGCAGCGTAATATTGCAGGCGATTGGTATGGCGTGTTCATGAAAGCGCGCGCCGTGCTCACGCTTACCGATAATAACGGCACGCTGCAAGGTGTGTTTAAGTCGCCCGACCAAACGCAACGCGAATTTCCGATGGATGTGTTGCGGCAGAACGGCGATACGCTGGAGTTTGAAATACGCTCACTTGCCCTGCGTTATAAAGGTTTATGGCTGGATTCTGCTGCCATATACAAAGGGCATTTTTCGCAGGCGGGGCAACAATTTCAGCTGGACTTTTCCCGCAACAAGCTGGAAAAAGCGGTGGTGAACTTTCCGCAGGAACCTAAGCCGCCTTTCGATTACGAAGTGGAAAACATTACGTTCAACAATACAAAAGATAATGTAACCCTGGCCGGCACCTTTACCCGCCCGCGCGGCACCGGTAAGGTTCCCGCCGTGTTGCTCATTACCGGGTCGGGCGCACAGGACCGTAACGAGGAGCTGTTTGGTCACAAACCTTTTTGGGTGATCGCCGATTATTTTACACGTAACGGCATTGCTGTTTTACGCTACGACGATCGCGGTTTCGGTAAGTCTACCGGCAACTACGGCAAAGCAGATGTAAACGATTTTGCCCGTGATGCAGCGGCTGGTGTAGCCTGGCTGCAACAGCGCGCGGATGTAGATGCCGCAAAGGTCGGCGTACTCGGACATAGTGAAGGTGGCATGGTGGTACAAATGCTGGCGGCAAACGATAAGTCGATCGGTTTTATCGTGTCGATGGCAGGGCCGGGCTTGAACGGTGTTGACATGGCGCGGCTGCAAAATGCGGCGGTCAATCGCTCCGGCGGTATGCCCGATAGCGTGATCAAAGTAATAACTGCGGAAAATACACGTTTATTGCGCATGCTGGCCGCTGAAAAGAACATAGATACATTACGCCGCAAACTCGTACCGCTCGTAAACAACCTGTACGATGCAATGCCCGAATTATACCGCAAGGGACTGCAAAAGCCGGCGTTCACGTTCCAGACGATCACCAGCACTACTTCGCCCGCCATGTTGTCGATCGTGCGTTTTGATCCGGCTTTGTACATGCCGAAAATCAAATGCCCGGTGCTGGCAATTAACGGGGAAAAAGACATACAGGTATCGGCTAAAGAAAATATCGAAGGCTGGAGCAGCGGTTTAAAAAAGGCCGGCAACAAAGATGTTACGGTGCATATATTCCCCGGACTGAACCACCTTTTCCAGCAGTGTAAAACCTGCGATGTACAGGAGTATGCCATGCTGGAACAAACCATATCGCCTGAGGTGCTGGAGATGATGACGAAGTGGATACAACAACGTACCGGGCCGCAGAAATAA
- a CDS encoding 4'-phosphopantetheinyl transferase family protein translates to MPILRTIQIDEDTKLGVWKISEKEAFFRKKVAIEPEVHHPHKRLQHFAGRYLLQELFPDFPVNNIRVRESRKPYLPDDSFHFSISHCDDYAAAIVSRKAGVGIDIELAQPKIEKVSHKFLGPQELAFMDPGQPLLHKSVCWSAKEAVFKWYGEGKVDFREHMQLHPFRFMQTGIIVCDFLKPDKNARLYLHYLMDGNMCLAWVVE, encoded by the coding sequence ATGCCAATATTACGTACGATACAAATAGATGAAGATACAAAGCTGGGGGTGTGGAAAATTAGTGAAAAAGAGGCCTTTTTCAGGAAGAAGGTAGCGATCGAACCCGAGGTACACCATCCGCATAAACGATTACAGCACTTCGCAGGCCGTTACCTGCTGCAGGAACTGTTTCCGGATTTTCCGGTAAATAACATCCGCGTAAGGGAAAGCCGCAAGCCTTATCTGCCCGATGATAGTTTTCACTTTTCTATTTCCCATTGCGATGATTACGCCGCGGCGATCGTGAGCCGCAAAGCGGGTGTTGGCATCGATATTGAACTGGCGCAACCCAAGATCGAAAAGGTATCGCACAAATTCCTGGGGCCGCAGGAGCTGGCTTTTATGGACCCGGGACAACCGCTGCTGCATAAGTCGGTGTGCTGGTCGGCCAAGGAAGCGGTGTTCAAGTGGTACGGCGAGGGTAAGGTCGATTTTCGCGAGCATATGCAACTGCATCCGTTCCGCTTTATGCAAACGGGCATCATCGTCTGCGATTTTCTTAAACCGGATAAAAACGCACGCTTATATTTGCATTACCTCATGGACGGCAATATGTGCCTGGCCTGGGTAGTGGAATGA
- a CDS encoding fructosamine kinase family protein — protein sequence MIDEVLQRELSAVLSAQLRVKIQINQSERIHGGDINETYRIQTNEGDMFLKLNNARRYPGMFAREYDGLQELRDKNVIAVPRPLGFGETAGKSYLVTEFMAKGAASPDFWENFAASVARLHQQTQPFFGYRDANYIGSIKQYNTPYNSWAVFYAFNRLLPLMRMAYDQQAITTADKEQIERLCKKLPELFPEEPPALLHGDLWSGNFMIGANGKACIFDPAVYYGHREMDLAMTRLFGGFDTRFYYTYQAIMPLAPGWQQRIGLCQLYPLLVHLVLFGGSYYNDIKEILQGF from the coding sequence ATGATCGACGAAGTTTTACAACGAGAATTATCTGCCGTACTATCCGCACAACTGAGGGTGAAAATACAGATTAATCAGTCAGAAAGGATACACGGAGGGGATATAAATGAAACTTACCGTATTCAAACCAACGAGGGCGACATGTTCCTCAAGTTGAATAATGCCCGTCGTTACCCTGGCATGTTCGCCCGGGAATACGACGGCTTACAGGAGCTGCGTGATAAGAACGTAATCGCTGTGCCTCGACCACTGGGCTTTGGCGAGACTGCCGGAAAATCCTATCTCGTAACTGAGTTTATGGCGAAAGGCGCCGCTTCGCCCGACTTCTGGGAGAATTTCGCGGCCTCTGTGGCGCGCCTGCACCAGCAAACCCAACCCTTTTTCGGTTACCGCGACGCCAACTATATCGGTTCCATCAAACAATATAATACGCCTTATAACAGTTGGGCGGTGTTCTACGCATTCAACCGCCTGTTGCCGCTCATGCGTATGGCGTACGACCAGCAGGCCATCACTACGGCTGATAAAGAACAGATAGAACGCCTGTGTAAAAAGCTGCCGGAGTTGTTCCCGGAAGAGCCGCCGGCATTATTGCACGGCGATTTGTGGTCGGGCAACTTCATGATCGGTGCTAACGGCAAGGCCTGTATTTTCGATCCGGCGGTGTATTACGGACATCGCGAAATGGATCTGGCGATGACCAGGCTGTTCGGCGGTTTTGATACGCGGTTTTACTACACTTACCAGGCTATTATGCCACTGGCCCCGGGCTGGCAACAGCGCATAGGCCTCTGCCAGCTGTATCCATTACTGGTACACCTGGTGCTGTTCGGTGGTAGTTATTACAACGATATTAAAGAGATCCTGCAAGGGTTTTAA